In Andreesenia angusta, a single genomic region encodes these proteins:
- the topA gene encoding type I DNA topoisomerase, whose translation MAKSLVIVESPAKAKTISKFLGRNYKVKASVGHVRDLPKSKLGIDIEENFEPNYITIRGKGPVIKELKSEAKKADKVYLATDPDREGEAISWHLSYILGLDEDKDIRIEFNEITKDAVKNAIKNPRKINRNLVDAQQARRVLDRLVGYKISPLLWKKVKKGLSAGRVQSIATKIICDREKEIDDFDPKEYWSIDAEFIKDRKKFSGSFYGVEESGKEKKLEIPNEEEASKIMEVLKREKYNVKSIKKGKRKRNPYAPYTTSSLQQDASKKINFSTKKTMIVAQQLYEGVDIKGEGSVGLVTYIRTDSTRVSSEAKEKVSEYILEKYGQEYLGQGTVSKKSKGGQDAHEAIRPTYVDKDPETIKESLSKEQYKLYKMIWDRFVASQMTPAEFETLNISIKAGDYIFRASGSRILFDGFLKLYKLDDTKDVILPELEEGEELKLQKLDPKQHFTQPPPRYSEATLVKTLEELGIGRPSTYAPTISTILARGYVALEKKAFMPTELGLIVTELLEQYFKDILDQEFTANLEGNLDKIELGEKDWKDIVSDFYGSFRKELEIAEEEMKNVEIKDEVTDIICEKCGRNMVIKMGRYGKFLACPGYPECQNAKPLISDIGIECPKCEDGKIAERRSKKGRVFYGCTNYPECDFVSWDKPIDRKCPECGEILLEKATKKKKKIICSNSECNYSEEHSLD comes from the coding sequence ATGGCCAAGTCTTTAGTTATAGTAGAGTCTCCAGCTAAGGCAAAGACCATATCCAAGTTTCTAGGGCGTAACTACAAAGTTAAGGCCTCGGTGGGACACGTTAGGGATCTCCCGAAGAGCAAGCTTGGAATTGACATAGAGGAAAACTTCGAGCCAAACTATATAACTATAAGGGGGAAAGGCCCTGTTATAAAGGAGCTTAAGTCGGAGGCCAAGAAGGCTGATAAAGTGTATTTGGCTACTGACCCCGACAGAGAGGGAGAAGCCATTTCGTGGCATCTTTCATATATACTCGGTCTAGATGAAGACAAAGACATAAGGATAGAGTTCAACGAGATAACGAAAGACGCTGTAAAAAACGCAATAAAGAACCCCAGGAAGATAAACAGGAACTTGGTAGATGCCCAACAGGCGAGAAGGGTGCTGGACAGGCTTGTTGGATACAAGATAAGCCCGCTGCTCTGGAAAAAGGTCAAGAAGGGGCTCAGTGCCGGAAGGGTTCAGTCTATAGCTACAAAGATCATATGCGACAGGGAGAAGGAGATCGACGATTTCGACCCTAAAGAGTACTGGAGCATAGACGCTGAATTTATAAAAGACAGAAAGAAGTTCAGTGGCAGTTTTTACGGAGTAGAGGAGTCGGGCAAGGAAAAGAAGCTTGAAATTCCGAACGAAGAAGAAGCGAGCAAGATAATGGAAGTGCTGAAGCGGGAGAAGTACAATGTAAAGTCCATAAAGAAGGGAAAGCGAAAGAGAAATCCTTATGCGCCCTATACTACTAGTAGCCTCCAACAGGACGCCTCCAAGAAAATAAACTTTTCTACAAAGAAGACCATGATAGTTGCACAGCAGCTATATGAAGGGGTCGACATAAAGGGAGAGGGCAGCGTAGGACTTGTGACGTATATAAGAACCGACTCGACTAGGGTGTCTAGCGAGGCGAAAGAGAAGGTGTCTGAGTACATCCTCGAGAAATACGGTCAGGAGTACCTCGGTCAAGGAACTGTAAGCAAGAAAAGCAAAGGCGGACAGGACGCCCACGAAGCAATAAGGCCTACATATGTAGACAAGGACCCAGAGACTATAAAGGAATCGCTGAGTAAAGAGCAGTACAAGCTCTACAAGATGATATGGGACAGGTTTGTGGCAAGCCAGATGACTCCGGCTGAATTCGAGACTTTGAACATATCTATAAAGGCAGGAGACTACATCTTCAGGGCCAGCGGATCAAGGATCCTGTTTGACGGATTCCTAAAGCTCTACAAGCTAGACGACACAAAAGACGTCATATTGCCAGAGCTTGAGGAAGGGGAGGAGCTGAAGCTTCAAAAGCTAGACCCGAAGCAGCACTTCACACAGCCTCCGCCTAGGTACTCTGAGGCCACACTTGTAAAGACGCTAGAGGAGCTTGGGATAGGAAGACCGAGTACGTATGCGCCGACTATAAGCACCATACTCGCTAGAGGGTATGTGGCACTTGAGAAAAAGGCATTTATGCCTACAGAGCTAGGTCTCATAGTGACAGAGCTGCTAGAGCAGTACTTCAAGGACATACTCGACCAGGAGTTCACAGCCAATCTAGAGGGCAATCTTGACAAGATAGAGCTGGGAGAGAAGGATTGGAAAGACATAGTCTCTGATTTCTATGGAAGCTTCAGGAAAGAGCTTGAAATAGCGGAAGAAGAGATGAAAAACGTAGAGATAAAGGATGAAGTTACAGACATAATCTGCGAGAAATGCGGAAGGAACATGGTGATAAAGATGGGAAGGTACGGAAAATTTCTGGCCTGCCCTGGATACCCGGAATGTCAAAATGCGAAACCGCTTATTTCAGATATAGGGATAGAATGCCCTAAGTGCGAAGACGGCAAGATAGCCGAGAGAAGGAGCAAGAAAGGCAGGGTATTCTACGGATGCACAAACTACCCTGAATGCGATTTCGTCTCTTGGGACAAGCCTATAGATAGAAAATGCCCTGAATGCGGAGAGATACTTCTGGAAAAGGCGACCAAGAAAAAGAAAAAAATAATCTGTAGCAACTCTGAATGTAATTATTCGGAAGAGCATAGCCTGGACTAG
- the dprA gene encoding DNA-processing protein DprA, whose amino-acid sequence MKERDILIWLNGLAGINNRYMEKLDSEIEDITSLWHMDRAEVEAIEGIGKTLKRSMASCRDIESYREMLENTKKQGIDILTIRDVGYPKSLREIPDAPRVLYIKGELKPEDELAISVVGPRKASQYGLWAAETLARELSVRGITVVSGMALGVDAAAHMAALDSGGRTVAVLGTGVDVVYPSKNRHLYERIIQNGAVISEFPPGTKGLPYRFPQRNRIVSGLSVGTIIVEAGEKSGTLTTAQHCLDQGREVFAVPGNINSVYSKGTNSLIQDGAKLVMDIDDILSEVKDLEGLSLGVRAEEMESLSSLEKRVLGVMVEPMGAELISIALGEPLPDVMGILTVLEIKGKVKRWKGGVFCRVKIIS is encoded by the coding sequence ATGAAGGAAAGGGATATACTTATATGGCTTAACGGGCTTGCTGGGATAAACAACAGGTATATGGAGAAGCTGGACTCTGAAATTGAGGACATTACCTCTCTCTGGCATATGGACAGGGCAGAGGTGGAGGCGATAGAGGGGATAGGGAAGACTCTGAAGCGCAGCATGGCGAGTTGCCGAGACATCGAGAGCTACAGAGAGATGCTTGAAAACACGAAAAAGCAGGGGATAGATATACTGACTATAAGAGATGTGGGATATCCGAAAAGCCTCAGGGAGATTCCGGATGCGCCCAGGGTCCTGTATATAAAAGGAGAGCTCAAGCCTGAAGATGAACTGGCCATCTCTGTAGTCGGGCCTAGAAAGGCCAGCCAGTACGGACTTTGGGCGGCAGAGACACTCGCCAGAGAGCTCTCTGTTCGAGGCATAACGGTGGTAAGCGGAATGGCTCTAGGAGTAGATGCGGCTGCACATATGGCCGCACTGGACAGTGGAGGGAGGACTGTGGCGGTGCTTGGAACGGGGGTGGACGTAGTATATCCTTCCAAGAACAGGCATCTGTACGAGAGGATAATCCAAAACGGCGCTGTAATATCTGAGTTTCCGCCTGGAACTAAGGGGCTTCCCTACAGGTTTCCGCAGAGAAACAGGATAGTCAGCGGGCTTTCTGTGGGGACTATAATAGTAGAGGCTGGGGAGAAGAGTGGGACGCTGACCACCGCCCAGCACTGCCTAGACCAGGGCAGAGAGGTGTTCGCAGTTCCAGGGAATATAAACAGCGTCTACAGCAAAGGCACAAATTCTCTGATACAGGACGGGGCCAAGCTTGTGATGGATATAGACGATATCCTTTCAGAGGTTAAGGATCTTGAGGGTTTAAGTCTTGGAGTCAGAGCAGAAGAGATGGAGTCGTTGAGCTCTCTAGAAAAAAGAGTCCTGGGTGTCATGGTAGAGCCTATGGGAGCGGAACTCATTTCGATTGCACTTGGGGAACCGCTACCCGATGTAATGGGAATACTGACTGTGCTTGAAATAAAAGGAAAAGTAAAGCGCTGGAAAGGAGGCGTATTCTGCAGAGTGAAAATAATTTCTTAA
- the flgB gene encoding flagellar basal body rod protein FlgB produces MNIYGNADLLTAAMNGSMLKEKALSQNLANINTPDYKRKDVKFQTELSRAVFGDGKLELAATDENHITRSGGLSSYNPKIESMSNISARRDGNGTTVDVEMAEKAKNAIIYNALVGQVSRKFNSLKSVIAEGAK; encoded by the coding sequence ATGAATATATATGGGAATGCAGACTTGCTGACAGCGGCGATGAACGGGTCTATGTTGAAGGAAAAGGCTCTCAGTCAAAACTTGGCAAACATAAATACGCCTGACTACAAGAGGAAAGACGTGAAATTCCAGACAGAACTGAGCCGAGCGGTCTTTGGAGATGGAAAGCTTGAGCTAGCTGCGACAGATGAAAATCACATAACTAGAAGCGGAGGGCTTTCAAGCTACAATCCGAAGATAGAGAGCATGAGCAATATTTCAGCTAGAAGAGACGGAAATGGAACCACTGTAGACGTCGAGATGGCTGAAAAGGCTAAGAATGCCATAATTTACAATGCCCTAGTTGGGCAGGTTTCAAGAAAATTCAATTCTCTCAAATCGGTTATAGCAGAAGGAGCGAAGTAA
- the flgC gene encoding flagellar basal body rod protein FlgC has protein sequence MSIFSSINISASGLNSERTRMDTISKNIANANTTRTSAGTPYRRQLAVFQEDGDVSFDSILSKAKESTESSGGVKITGIVEDQSEFKLVYDPGHPDAREDGYVEMPNVDIVREMVDMITATRAYEANLTSINTAKSMAMKAIDIGK, from the coding sequence ATGAGCATATTCAGTTCTATAAATATAAGTGCATCTGGACTCAACTCTGAGAGGACCAGGATGGATACGATATCTAAAAACATAGCTAATGCCAACACTACAAGGACAAGCGCAGGTACGCCTTACAGAAGGCAGCTGGCTGTGTTCCAGGAGGATGGAGATGTGTCTTTCGACTCTATTCTCTCTAAAGCCAAGGAGAGCACGGAATCAAGCGGAGGGGTTAAGATTACGGGGATAGTTGAAGACCAAAGCGAGTTCAAACTAGTCTACGACCCGGGTCACCCTGACGCCAGAGAAGACGGCTACGTGGAGATGCCAAACGTAGATATAGTCAGAGAGATGGTAGACATGATAACTGCCACAAGGGCGTATGAAGCGAATCTTACATCTATAAACACGGCCAAGAGCATGGCCATGAAAGCCATAGACATAGGAAAGTAG
- a CDS encoding CDIF630_02480 family spore surface protein, with protein sequence MDKCKKKTVKESNRNAAWADVDKKKEKTDVPIPAEENVEVAKDWVEENKK encoded by the coding sequence ATGGACAAGTGCAAGAAAAAAACAGTAAAAGAGAGCAACAGAAATGCAGCCTGGGCCGACGTAGATAAGAAAAAAGAGAAGACCGATGTGCCGATTCCAGCAGAGGAGAATGTAGAGGTGGCAAAAGACTGGGTTGAAGAAAACAAAAAATAG
- the fliF gene encoding flagellar basal-body MS-ring/collar protein FliF: MGDLIEKIKNQLNSFWSGTEKKRKVLIISGLAVILIAISSAIFFLTRTEYVVLYDNLSLKEAGAITASLDEQGILWKEGKDGTELSVPANMKDKAKINLAVEGLPEERYDFDQAFQDMDWTTTEYDKKQKLKYALENSLSKDIASMDGIEKAEVRLTIPEESGYVIKNDSKPTGSVYLTIDKKSGIKADAISGIQHLVANAVNGMNAMDVSIVGNDGQLLSEQSKDGESVDMSDQVTAQQAIQEKLDNSIRGFLENAFGRGKVDVRTSVKMNFDSEVENITEYESPFEGGEEGIARSVEEMEENSSNTTEGEVPGVEPNAEDQPADFVEVEGQNQEYSKNEKVTNYEINERNRQIKKEPGQIESVTVAVLIDEKTIGDGLTDDKREEISNLIYAATGIKTEQVEVSAMAFGDSSEGEESAEEEAAGVPIWVFALIGAGVLAIGLIAFILYRRKKKREEELALEEAKRLELEAMVDETMEYMEDDIEFGVEKSRQKDQIAKFIDQKPEIIAQLLRTWINEE; encoded by the coding sequence GTGGGTGATTTAATAGAGAAAATAAAAAATCAGCTGAATAGCTTTTGGAGCGGGACAGAAAAAAAGAGAAAAGTACTTATAATATCGGGACTGGCTGTGATTTTGATAGCCATTTCCTCGGCTATATTCTTCCTCACTAGGACTGAATATGTGGTTTTATATGATAATCTGTCTCTAAAAGAAGCCGGAGCTATTACAGCAAGTTTAGACGAGCAGGGGATCCTCTGGAAAGAGGGCAAAGACGGCACGGAGCTATCGGTTCCGGCCAATATGAAAGACAAGGCCAAGATAAACTTGGCGGTGGAAGGACTTCCAGAGGAAAGGTATGATTTCGATCAGGCTTTTCAGGACATGGACTGGACAACTACGGAGTATGACAAGAAGCAGAAACTGAAGTATGCGCTTGAAAACTCGCTTTCAAAGGACATAGCTTCTATGGACGGGATAGAGAAGGCCGAGGTCAGGCTGACTATTCCAGAGGAGAGCGGGTATGTAATAAAGAACGATAGCAAGCCTACAGGCTCTGTATACCTGACTATAGACAAGAAGTCGGGCATAAAGGCCGATGCCATAAGCGGAATACAGCATCTAGTGGCGAATGCGGTCAACGGCATGAACGCCATGGACGTATCTATAGTTGGAAACGACGGACAGCTCTTGAGCGAGCAGAGCAAGGACGGCGAGTCGGTGGACATGTCGGACCAGGTAACTGCGCAGCAAGCTATACAGGAGAAGCTGGACAATAGCATAAGGGGCTTCCTAGAGAACGCTTTCGGACGTGGCAAAGTAGACGTCAGGACAAGCGTGAAGATGAACTTCGACTCGGAAGTTGAAAATATAACTGAGTACGAATCTCCTTTCGAAGGCGGAGAAGAAGGTATAGCCAGAAGCGTAGAGGAGATGGAAGAAAACTCCAGCAATACGACTGAAGGAGAGGTTCCAGGAGTGGAGCCAAACGCCGAAGACCAGCCTGCAGATTTTGTAGAGGTGGAAGGCCAGAATCAGGAGTACAGCAAAAATGAAAAAGTCACAAACTACGAGATAAACGAAAGAAACAGGCAGATAAAGAAAGAGCCGGGCCAGATTGAGTCGGTGACGGTGGCTGTGCTTATAGATGAAAAGACTATAGGCGACGGGCTTACAGACGACAAGCGAGAGGAGATTTCAAACCTCATCTATGCAGCTACAGGCATAAAGACAGAGCAGGTTGAAGTTAGCGCTATGGCCTTTGGAGACTCTTCAGAGGGCGAAGAATCAGCTGAGGAAGAGGCAGCAGGCGTGCCTATATGGGTGTTTGCGCTTATAGGAGCAGGGGTGCTTGCAATAGGCCTTATAGCTTTCATTCTCTACAGAAGAAAGAAGAAGAGAGAAGAGGAGCTTGCGCTTGAAGAGGCCAAGAGGCTTGAGCTTGAAGCCATGGTCGATGAAACTATGGAGTACATGGAAGACGACATAGAGTTTGGAGTAGAGAAGTCAAGGCAGAAAGATCAGATTGCCAAGTTCATAGATCAGAAGCCGGAGATAATAGCCCAGCTTTTAAGAACTTGGATAAACGAAGAATAG
- a CDS encoding YraN family protein: protein MVDRKAIGDIGEQLAVEHLEKRGHKIRNRNYRNRTGEIDVVSSYGVYIVFTEVKARSGLIYGRPGESVDYRKIKKIRRVAEGYLQRKNIWDLQPRFDVIEVLFKGGETEINHIENAF, encoded by the coding sequence ATGGTAGATAGGAAAGCTATAGGAGACATAGGAGAACAGCTGGCTGTGGAGCACCTAGAAAAGCGGGGACATAAGATAAGAAACAGAAACTACAGAAACAGAACTGGAGAGATAGACGTAGTCAGTTCATACGGCGTGTATATAGTCTTTACGGAGGTGAAAGCAAGATCTGGCCTTATATACGGAAGGCCTGGCGAGTCTGTAGACTATAGAAAGATTAAGAAGATAAGGCGAGTTGCTGAGGGCTATCTTCAGCGCAAGAACATATGGGATTTACAGCCTAGGTTTGACGTAATAGAGGTGCTGTTTAAAGGCGGAGAAACTGAGATAAACCATATAGAGAATGCATTCTAA
- the fliE gene encoding flagellar hook-basal body complex protein FliE, with product MMNINGISSISGNEMFKIDKAGFEEAQESEVSFQDFLKQSIKEVNELQVDAENKNIMLATGKIENIHDVTIASEKAKVALDLTLAVRTKVVDAYREIMRMQV from the coding sequence ATGATGAATATAAACGGAATCAGCAGTATATCGGGAAACGAGATGTTCAAAATAGATAAAGCAGGGTTTGAAGAGGCGCAAGAAAGCGAAGTCTCATTCCAGGACTTTCTAAAGCAGTCTATAAAGGAAGTGAACGAACTTCAAGTAGATGCAGAGAACAAGAACATAATGCTTGCAACTGGTAAAATAGAGAATATACACGATGTCACCATAGCTTCGGAAAAAGCGAAAGTGGCGTTAGACCTTACTCTAGCTGTCAGAACCAAAGTAGTTGACGCCTACAGAGAAATAATGAGAATGCAAGTATAG
- a CDS encoding YifB family Mg chelatase-like AAA ATPase: MLSKVRTCVLNGIEGVDVEVETDISIGLPNFNIVGLADTSIRESKDRVRAAIKNSGYQFPISRITTNLAPANVRKEGSHLDLPIALGIMKSTGEIRGEISEMAFIGELSLDGKLKRIDGALPAVLYLKKSGVRRVVVPEENKREAGVVRGIEVIAPESLGELVGYLNGESDIDPYTCELARPRSLLGLDYSEVKGQLAAKRAIEIAAAGFHNMIMIGPRGSGKTMLAKRIPSIMPEPTFEECLEMTNIYSVSGLLGESCLISERPFRSPHHTVSSAALSGGGINPKPGELSLAHKGVLFLDELPEFKKPSIEVLRQPLEDREINISRVNGKTKYPCDIMLVAAMNPCPCGNYGTTKNCSCSQFQVDRYISRISGPVLDRLDIHVEVGRLEYEELEGEMVSESSERIKKRVERAREIQKERQGEGVYNSRFSTDQVKRYCALDSETKKIMKEAFKAMGLSARSYDKIIKISRTIADLAEEENIKRDHVLEAVQYRSLERKYWR, from the coding sequence ATGCTTTCAAAGGTAAGGACATGTGTGCTTAACGGCATAGAAGGTGTAGATGTGGAGGTGGAGACCGATATATCGATTGGGCTTCCGAACTTCAACATAGTGGGGCTTGCCGACACGTCTATAAGAGAGTCTAAAGACAGGGTGAGGGCGGCCATAAAAAACAGCGGCTATCAGTTCCCTATAAGCAGGATAACTACGAATTTAGCGCCGGCCAACGTCAGGAAAGAGGGGTCGCATCTAGACCTTCCCATAGCTCTCGGGATAATGAAGTCGACTGGGGAGATTCGAGGGGAGATTTCGGAAATGGCTTTTATAGGGGAACTGTCGCTAGACGGGAAATTGAAGCGGATAGACGGGGCGCTTCCTGCCGTGCTCTACCTTAAGAAGTCTGGAGTCAGGAGAGTGGTAGTACCGGAGGAAAACAAAAGAGAAGCTGGGGTGGTCAGGGGAATCGAAGTCATAGCCCCAGAGAGTCTAGGAGAGCTTGTGGGGTATTTAAACGGAGAGAGTGACATAGATCCCTATACCTGCGAATTAGCTCGGCCAAGGAGCTTGTTAGGGCTTGACTACAGCGAAGTAAAGGGCCAGCTTGCGGCCAAGAGAGCTATAGAGATAGCTGCTGCCGGATTCCACAATATGATCATGATAGGGCCTAGGGGGTCTGGAAAGACAATGCTTGCAAAGCGCATACCTTCAATTATGCCGGAGCCCACTTTTGAGGAGTGTCTTGAGATGACAAATATATACAGCGTTTCAGGCTTGCTGGGTGAGAGTTGCTTGATATCTGAAAGGCCTTTTCGGTCTCCACATCACACCGTGTCTTCCGCTGCGCTATCTGGGGGAGGGATAAATCCAAAGCCTGGAGAGCTGTCTCTTGCCCACAAGGGAGTGCTCTTTTTAGACGAACTTCCGGAATTCAAGAAGCCTTCCATAGAAGTGCTGAGGCAGCCTCTAGAGGACAGAGAGATAAATATCTCAAGGGTGAACGGAAAGACCAAGTATCCCTGCGACATAATGCTTGTAGCGGCCATGAATCCCTGCCCTTGTGGAAACTATGGCACCACGAAAAACTGTAGCTGTTCGCAGTTTCAGGTGGACCGGTATATATCGAGAATAAGCGGGCCGGTGTTAGACAGGCTGGACATCCATGTAGAAGTCGGAAGGCTTGAGTACGAAGAGCTAGAGGGAGAGATGGTGTCTGAAAGCTCGGAAAGAATCAAGAAAAGAGTTGAAAGAGCCAGAGAAATCCAAAAAGAGAGACAGGGAGAAGGCGTATACAACTCGCGCTTTTCGACAGATCAGGTGAAAAGATACTGCGCGCTTGACTCCGAGACCAAGAAGATAATGAAAGAAGCGTTTAAGGCCATGGGACTTAGCGCAAGGTCCTACGACAAGATAATAAAGATCTCAAGGACGATTGCGGATCTGGCAGAGGAAGAAAATATAAAGAGGGACCATGTGCTGGAAGCTGTGCAGTACAGAAGTCTGGAGAGGAAGTACTGGAGATGA
- a CDS encoding peptidylprolyl isomerase, with protein MNPVVTMKVKDKGNIVIELMPEYAPQSASNFINLVSEGFYNGLTFHRVIKGFMIQGGCPEGIGIGGPGYSIRGEFKSNGVKNELKHERGVISMARAMDPNSGGSQFFLMHKDSPHLDGMYAAFGKIVEGLEVVDSIADSKTDPADKPLEDVIMESVTVELNGYEVEEVEKY; from the coding sequence ATGAACCCAGTAGTTACGATGAAAGTCAAAGACAAAGGCAATATAGTGATAGAGCTTATGCCTGAGTACGCACCTCAGTCAGCTAGCAACTTTATAAACCTAGTGAGCGAAGGATTCTACAACGGTCTAACTTTTCACAGAGTCATTAAGGGATTTATGATACAGGGAGGTTGCCCTGAGGGAATAGGGATAGGCGGACCTGGATACTCGATCAGAGGCGAGTTTAAGTCAAACGGAGTGAAGAACGAGCTTAAGCACGAAAGAGGAGTTATATCTATGGCCAGAGCTATGGATCCAAACTCTGGTGGAAGCCAGTTCTTCCTTATGCACAAGGACTCTCCACATCTAGACGGCATGTATGCAGCCTTCGGAAAGATAGTGGAAGGGCTTGAAGTCGTGGACAGCATAGCTGACTCCAAGACAGACCCTGCAGACAAGCCTCTTGAAGATGTAATTATGGAGTCTGTAACTGTAGAGCTAAACGGCTACGAAGTTGAAGAGGTAGAAAAGTACTAA
- a CDS encoding DEAD/DEAH box helicase: MEKVKFTELGLGEEVLRAIEDMGFENPSDIQRDAIPVLMEGHDLIGQAQTGTGKTLAFGAPILSGMEKTRGQIKAIMLTPTRELAIQVSEELKRISKYKGIKTTAVYGGSSIQDQIRAIKSNTDIVVGTPGRVLDLIRRRVIRLENIEYLVLDEADEMLNMGFLDDIEEIVRNCNEDRQTLLFSATMPDRIKALARNYMKPDLKHVKIAKKSITTASVEQFYFETKARNRFETLCRILDFYAPTSSIIFCNTKKEVDEIVANLQKKGYSVEGMHGDMTQGFRMRTLENFREGTIKVLVATDVAARGIDVSHVTHVINYGLPFETDSYVHRIGRTGRANREGTAYTIVTSKDKPKLKQIQRVLKCVIDRKDIPKIEEIFKAKSELVIKTIREELDKKEYEGFIEMAKELTETDSALDIIAVLLSMKYKEETSYEMDDDSIEGTDYMKSEEARIFINIGKKDGITKRKLISFLVDEGHMKENAIKNITILDKFSFFNLKSKDVERLFKRCQGRKFCKRAVNMEIAKGK, translated from the coding sequence ATGGAAAAAGTTAAATTTACGGAACTAGGATTAGGTGAAGAAGTACTAAGAGCGATAGAGGATATGGGATTTGAAAACCCTTCAGATATACAGAGAGATGCTATACCTGTGCTTATGGAAGGTCACGACCTTATAGGACAGGCCCAGACGGGAACTGGAAAGACGCTTGCGTTTGGAGCGCCTATACTAAGCGGAATGGAAAAGACTAGAGGGCAGATAAAAGCTATAATGCTTACGCCTACTAGAGAGCTTGCAATACAGGTAAGCGAAGAGCTTAAGAGAATCTCCAAGTACAAGGGAATCAAGACAACTGCTGTATACGGTGGTAGCTCTATACAGGACCAGATAAGAGCTATAAAGTCTAATACAGACATAGTTGTCGGAACTCCAGGAAGAGTGCTTGACCTTATAAGAAGAAGAGTCATAAGACTTGAAAATATAGAGTATCTAGTGCTTGACGAGGCCGACGAGATGCTGAACATGGGATTCCTAGACGATATAGAGGAGATAGTTAGAAACTGTAACGAAGACAGACAGACTCTTCTTTTCTCGGCTACAATGCCAGACAGAATAAAGGCGCTAGCTAGAAACTACATGAAGCCAGACCTTAAGCATGTCAAGATAGCTAAGAAGTCTATAACTACTGCGTCTGTTGAGCAGTTCTACTTTGAGACAAAGGCTAGAAACAGATTCGAGACGCTTTGTAGGATACTTGACTTCTATGCGCCTACTTCGTCTATAATCTTCTGCAATACAAAGAAGGAAGTTGACGAAATAGTTGCGAATCTTCAGAAAAAAGGCTACAGCGTAGAGGGAATGCACGGAGATATGACTCAGGGATTCAGGATGAGAACTCTTGAGAACTTCAGAGAGGGAACTATAAAAGTACTTGTGGCTACAGACGTAGCGGCAAGGGGAATAGACGTAAGCCACGTAACTCACGTTATAAACTACGGACTTCCTTTCGAGACAGACTCTTATGTGCATAGAATAGGAAGAACTGGAAGAGCGAACAGAGAGGGAACTGCCTACACTATAGTGACTTCAAAGGACAAGCCTAAGCTAAAGCAGATCCAGAGAGTGCTTAAGTGTGTCATAGACAGAAAAGACATACCTAAGATAGAGGAGATATTCAAGGCCAAGAGCGAGCTTGTAATAAAGACTATAAGAGAAGAACTGGACAAGAAAGAGTACGAAGGATTTATAGAGATGGCCAAAGAGCTTACAGAGACAGACAGCGCTCTTGACATAATAGCTGTTCTCTTAAGCATGAAGTACAAAGAAGAGACGAGCTACGAGATGGACGACGACAGCATAGAGGGAACTGACTACATGAAGTCGGAGGAAGCTAGAATCTTTATAAACATAGGGAAGAAAGACGGAATCACCAAGAGAAAGCTGATAAGCTTCCTAGTGGATGAAGGGCATATGAAAGAGAACGCCATAAAGAACATAACTATACTGGACAAATTCTCTTTCTTCAACCTGAAGTCGAAAGATGTGGAGAGACTGTTCAAGAGATGCCAAGGCAGAAAGTTCTGCAAGAGAGCTGTGAATATGGAGATAGCTAAAGGTAAGTAA
- a CDS encoding EscU/YscU/HrcU family type III secretion system export apparatus switch protein, whose product MALEKNEAEKLAVALKYDKESGEAPKVVAKGRGEVAKNIVEKGKESGVESIENPILAKDLMMLELQEEIPEALYQAVAEVMAYIYRLDSESKW is encoded by the coding sequence TTGGCGTTAGAGAAGAACGAAGCGGAAAAGCTGGCGGTGGCCCTCAAGTACGACAAGGAGTCTGGGGAGGCTCCTAAAGTCGTGGCGAAAGGCCGCGGAGAAGTGGCGAAGAACATAGTCGAAAAAGGCAAGGAGTCTGGGGTGGAGTCTATAGAAAACCCCATTTTGGCAAAGGACCTTATGATGCTCGAACTCCAGGAAGAGATACCGGAAGCGCTGTACCAGGCGGTTGCAGAGGTCATGGCATATATATACAGACTGGACTCGGAGTCAAAATGGTAG